The DNA segment GGGCGCCAGGTGCCGGCCGGCGTCCGGAAGGCGACGTTGAGCCGGTTCCAGCCGTTGATGGCCACCACCGCCAGCGTCAGGTCGACCAGCTCCCGCTCGCTGAAGTGGCGCCGCGCCTCCTGGTAGACCTCGTCGGGGACGTGGCCGTCCTCCAGGCGCGTCACCGCCTCGGTCCAGGCCAGCGCCGCCCGTTCGCGCGGCGTGTAGAAAGGCGCCTCGCGCCAGGCGGCCAGCGCGTAGAGACGCTGCTCGCCCTCCCCCGCCAGGCGCGCCTCCTGCGTGTGCATGTCCAGGCAGAAGGCACAGCCGTTGATCTGCGAGGCACGTACCTCCACCAGGCGGACCAGCGAG comes from the Bacillota bacterium genome and includes:
- a CDS encoding carboxymuconolactone decarboxylase family protein; translation: MEPRIDYRSLAPEAAEALRGLNAYVRRSGLLEPSLVRLVEVRASQINGCAFCLDMHTQEARLAGEGEQRLYALAAWREAPFYTPRERAALAWTEAVTRLEDGHVPDEVYQEARRHFSERELVDLTLAVVAINGWNRLNVAFRTPAGTWRPPQGGAAPS